A genomic region of Arachis hypogaea cultivar Tifrunner chromosome 5, arahy.Tifrunner.gnm2.J5K5, whole genome shotgun sequence contains the following coding sequences:
- the LOC140173209 gene encoding uncharacterized protein — MTLMELQNGLCKSMENSTLMRVSRILYRNPIVVFGSLIQFDAMPITDEIEVYVEFETVEAVAVQNDIDIHDDRGAVYEGMNSDSEEDFEATYEASDKDEDGDVGVEAAAENVVVRPSSSQPMDVPPFMRELDLKAMHAPEFLEYTNIGIADAEDGEFRIGIEYSSRKLVVAAIRSFTLAKGVDYEVYESEPQTFYAKCKMYGRGCDWLIRASLIRKKGCWEIRRYNSRHTCTIGMISQDHSKLDSDIVAEAIRPLVETDPSIKVKSIIAEVQSRFNYTISYRKAWLAKQKSIANVFGGWEDSYQVDGTHLYEKYKDTLRVDVAQDGNQNIVPIAFALVEGEAADAWHFFLRNLRMYVVRKDGVGMISDQHESIRAAVNRSSGDWQPPRAWWMFCIRHIDSNFLRAFKVPHLQKLVVNIGYSRMVEEYNINYKRLEERGEAYARWCDAIGLRHWVLAFDEGHRWGHMTTNLVECINSALKGARNLLVLALVRATYYRLNEFFTRKSSETHERKRAGYTYSAFAQQRIEASMQQAGNIVVHRFDKRNEVFEVDRIPCRHVIACCLNQRLDWQLYVHDVYKMTELMLLKLDVFVFFN; from the exons ATGACGTTAATGGAGCTGCAGAACGGCCTCTGTAAAAGCATGGAGAACAGTACGTTAATGAGAGTGAGCAGAATTCTGTACCGAAATCCGATTGTAGTTTTTGGTAGTCTAATACAGTTTGATGCCATGCCGATAACTGATGAA ATTGAggtgtatgttgagtttgaaactGTAGAGGCAGTGGCAGTTCAGAATGATATAGATATACATGATGATAGAGGTGCAGTGTACGAAGGAATGAATAGTGACAGCGAAGAGGACTTCGAAGCCACTTATGAGGCCAGCGACAAAGATGAGGATGGTGATGTGGGAGTTGAGGCAGCGGCAGAGAATGTAGTGGTTCGTCCGTCGAGCAGTCAACCGATGGACGTTCCACCTTTTATGCGTGAGTTGGATCTCAAGGCCATGCATGCCCCCGAGTTTCTGGAATATACAAACATAG GCATTGCCGATGCTGAGGACGGGGAGTTCCGGATTGGAATAGAATACAGTTCTAGAAAGTTGGTCGTCGCAGCAATTAGAAGTTTCACTTTAGCTAAAGGAGTTGACTATgaggtgtatgagtctgagccacagacgttctatgcaaaatgcaagatgtACGGGCGTGGATGTgactggcttatccgagctagCTTGATACGGAAAAAAGGTTGTTGGGAGATACGAAGATACAACAGTAGGCACACATGCACGATCGGAATGATTTCACAAGATCATTCTAAGTTGGACTCAGATATAGTTGCTGAGGCTATAAGGCCATTGGTCGAGACGGACCCGTCCATCAAGGTGAAATCTATAATTGCGGAAGTCCAGTCAAGGTTCAACTATACCATCAGTTAccgaaaggcttggttggcaaagcagaagtccATAGCCAATGTTTTCGGTGGTTGGGAGGATTCTTACCAA GTTGACGGCACACACCTATACGAAAAATACAAAGATACACTTCGAGTCGAtgttgcacaagatgggaaccaGAACATTGTGCCTATCGCCTTTGCCTTGGTGGAAGGGGAGGCAGCTGATGCGTGGCACTTCTTTCTCAGGAATCTGCGAATGTATGTTGTTAGAAAAGACGGTGTGGGTATGATCTCAGACCAACATGAGTCAATACGGGCAGCAGTAAATCGTTCCAGTGGTGATTGGCAACCTCCAAGAGCATGGTGGATGTTTTGTATAAGACACATCGACAGTAACTTCTTAAGGGCATTCAAAGTCCCTCACTTGCAAAAGCTTGTTGTCAACATAGGGTATTCAAGAATGGTGGAGGAGTACAATATCAACTATAAGAGGTTGGAAGAGCGAGGCGAGGCATATGCCAGGTGGTGCGATGCCATTGGACTCAGACATTGGGTATTGGCATTCGACGAGGGACATCGATGGGGCCATATGACAACGAACCTTGTCGAGTGCATTAACTCAGCGTTGAAGGGTGCCCGTAATCTACTTGTGTTGGCGCTGGTCCGAGCAACATATTATAGGTTAAATGAATTTTTTACGCGGAAGAGTTCCGAGACTCACGAACGCAAGCGTGCTGGATATACGTACTCCGCATTTGCGCAACAGCGGATAGAAGCAAGTATGCAACAGGCTGGGAATATAGTTGTGCACCGCTTTGATAAACGAAATGAGGTGTTTGAG GTTGACCGAATACCATGTCGCCATGTTATTGCTTGCTGTCTTAACCAGCGTCTCGATTGGCAGTTGTATGTGCATGATGTGTACAAGATGACGGAG TTGATGCTTTTGAAACTAGACGTGTTTGTGTTTTTCAATTGA
- the LOC112803560 gene encoding serine/threonine-protein phosphatase 7 long form homolog: MLAALVERWRPETHTFVLSIGEVTVTLEDVAHIFGLPIDGELVNGWTDSSSKFVQSQGIAIFGRELSVSHNAKSYIMLGWVRRIRDAEPLHTEESIRRYVRCQIFCLLGSTLFTDKSNAYAHVKYLPLLCDFNRIHTYSWGSTCLAHFYRALCRASQYDTKEMDGPLNLLFVWAWERMPCLAPVPRQTLPPAEIPVARRWSHSERTTAWSSKTVETFRHDIDYM; the protein is encoded by the exons ATGTTAGCTGCTCTGGTTGAAAGGTGGAGGCCTGAAACCCACACCTTTGTATTGTCGATCGGTGAGGTTACAGTGACATTAGAGGATGTCGCTCATATATTCGGTCTACCCATTGATGGAGAGCTTGTCAATGGATGGACAGATAGTAGTAGCAAGTTCGTTCAAAGTCAGGGCATAGCAATATTCGGTCGTGAGCTATCAGTCAGTCATAATGCGAAGTCCTATATAATGCTAGGTTGGGTTCGACGTATCAGAGACGCAGAGCCGTTGCACACTGAGGAGTCCATCAGGAGATACGTCAGATGTCAGATCTTCTGTTTGTTAGGGTCGACCCTATTCACGGACAAGTCGAACGCATATGCCCATGTGAAATATCTACCATTGCTTTGCGATTTCAACCGGATCCATACTTATAGTTGGGGGTCAACATGTCTCGCACATTTTTACAGAGCACTATGTCGTGCATCACAATATGATACAAAGGAGATGGATGGCCCTCTGAATCTGTTGTTTGTTTGGGCATGGGAGCGAATGCCATGTCTTGCTCCCGTACCGAGACAAACGCTTCCACCGGCCGAGATACCAGTTGCCAGGAG GTGGAGTCATTCGGAACGGACCACAGCGTGGTCATCGAAGACCGTTGAGACATTCAGGCATGATATAGATTACATGTAG
- the LOC112801612 gene encoding COP9 signalosome complex subunit 4 yields the protein MESAFASASAITDQRQKIEQYKHILSTVISSNDIVQARRFIDHMLSDDVPLVVSRQLLQTFAQELGRLQPETQKEIAHYTLAQIQPRVVSFEEQVLVIREKLAELYESEEQWSKAAQMLSGIDLDSGMRVIDDKFRLSKCVQIARLYLEDDDAFNAEAFINKASFLVSNSQHEALNLQYKVCYARILDLKRKFLEAALRYYDISQIEKRQIGDEEINEEALEQALSAAVTCTILAAAGPQRSRVLATLYKDERCSKLKIYPILQKVYLERILRKPEIDAFSEELKPHQKALLPDNFTVLDRAMIEHNLLSASKLYTNISFDELGTLLGIPPHKAEKIASRMIYEDRMRGSIDQVEAVIHFDDDTEELQRWDQQIMGLCQSLNDVLDSMAKKGYPVPV from the exons ATGGAGAGTGCTTTTGCGAGTGCTTCTGCCATTACAGACCAGAGGCAAAAGATAGAGCAGTACAAGCACATCCTTTCTACCGTTATTTCTTCCAATGACATTGTTCAAGCTAGGAGATTTATTGACCACA TGTTGTCGGATGATGTCCCATTAGTAGTGTCACGGCAGCTGTTACAAACTTTTGCTCAAGAATTGGGAAGATTACAGCCGGAGACACAGAAAGAGATTGCCCATTACACCCTTGCGCAGATTCAGCCTCGTGTTGTGTCTTTCGAAGAGCAG GTTTTAGTTATTAGAGAGAAGCTTGCAGAGCTTTATGAATCTGAGGAACAATGGTCAAAAGCAGCTCAAATGCTCAGTGGCATTGATCTGGATTCAGGAATGAG GGTTATTGATGATAAATTCAGGTTGTCAAAGTGTGTCCAAATTGCCCGCTTATACCTTGAG GATGATGATGCTTTCAATGCTGAAGCTTTTATTAATAAAGCATCATTTTTGGTTAGCAATAGCCAGCATGAAGCACTGAATTTGCAGTATAAG GTATGCTATGCAAGGATCTTAGATTTGAAGAGGAAATTCTTGGAAGCAGCTTTGCGATATTATGATATATCTCAAATTGAGAAAAGGCAAATAGGGGATGA GGAGATCAATGAGGAAGCCCTTGAGCAAGCTTTATCTGCTGCTGTTACATGCACAATATTGGCAGCTGCAGGACCGCAACGTTCACGTGTTCTTGCAACATTGTACAAG GATGAACGGTGTTCAAAGTTAAAGATCTATCCAATACTGCAgaag GTGTATTTGGAGAGAATTCTTAGAAAGCCcgaaattgatgcattttcagaAGAATTGAAACCACATCAG AAAGCTCTTCTTCCAGATAATTTCACTGTGCTGGACCGTGCTATGATTGAACATAACCTTCTGAGTGCAAGCAAACTGTATACCAATATAAG CTTTGATGAGCTAGGGACGCTTTTGGGGATCCCACCTCACAAG GCCGAGAAGATAGCATCAAGAATGATTTATGAGGATAGGATGAGGGGGTCTATTGATCAG GTTGAAGCTGTTATACATTTTGATGATGATACTGAAGAGTTGCAACGATGGGACCAGCAG ATTATGGGTCTTTGTCAGTCTCTCAACGATGTTTTGGATAGCATGGCCAAGAAGGGGTACCCAGTGCCTGTTTAA